TTTTTCTTTTTCCTCTTTTAGTTGTGCTTCAGTTTCGAGATATTTTCTAAATCCTTCAAGCCAGTGAGGCATTAGATTTGCCCCTAAGCTTTTAAGTTTTTTATTTTCAAGAACGCTGAAAAATGGCCTTGGTGCAGGCCGCGGGAACTCCTCTGTCGGACAGGGTTTAATGCAAACAGGAATTTTCGCCTCAGCAATAATCTCAGCTGCAAAGTCATACCAGGAACACACTCCTTCACTTGTACAATGGAATAATCCGGTCTGCTCCAGCTCAATCAGCTTTAATGCCTGATTGCATACATCCACGGTCCATGTCGGACTCCCAAACTGATCGGAAACTACCTTGAGGTTTTCCCCCGAGGCAGCTTTATCAGATGCCACTGAACGCATGGTTTTGACGAAATTTTTGCCATAAAAACCATAGAGCCAGGCAATTCTTAAGATCAGATTTTTATCCCATGTTTCTGAGATGTTTTTTTCTCCTGCCAATTTTGACTTTCCATACACAGTTTTCGGTTCCGTTGGATCCATCTCTGTATATGGAGTTGAACTGTCGCCGCTGAAAACATAATCGGTGCTGAAATGTACAAGCAGGGCACCTGTTTCCCTTGCACTGAGAGCAAGATACTTAGGTCCTTCTGCATTCAGGGCATAGGCGTTTTTCTGCTCTGTCTCACAAAGATCGACTGCGGTAAAGGCTGCGCAATTTACAATGATATCAGGTGCTTCTGAAACGACAGTTTTAAGCACAGATTTTTCA
The sequence above is a segment of the Chitinispirillum alkaliphilum genome. Coding sequences within it:
- a CDS encoding dTDP-4-dehydrorhamnose reductase, translated to MSFEFMKKKLLVIGSGGQLGSDFLISARNAGYDVTGTDFPHINLADEKSVLKTVVSEAPDIIVNCAAFTAVDLCETEQKNAYALNAEGPKYLALSARETGALLVHFSTDYVFSGDSSTPYTEMDPTEPKTVYGKSKLAGEKNISETWDKNLILRIAWLYGFYGKNFVKTMRSVASDKAASGENLKVVSDQFGSPTWTVDVCNQALKLIELEQTGLFHCTSEGVCSWYDFAAEIIAEAKIPVCIKPCPTEEFPRPAPRPFFSVLENKKLKSLGANLMPHWLEGFRKYLETEAQLKEEKEKR